A region from the Lolium perenne isolate Kyuss_39 chromosome 4, Kyuss_2.0, whole genome shotgun sequence genome encodes:
- the LOC127294356 gene encoding uncharacterized protein — translation MCILCAVQRWSRRVATMLPWLVLPLILLWALSQLLPAAYRFEVTSPRLACVSVLLLTLFWYEILLPRLSLWRARRSARLREERRTHALELQKLRKTATRRCRNCNNPYRDQNPGGGKFMCSYCGHVSKRPVLDLGPAGKVPAGWPCTQDWANAVGDPGYWLDLQCSTDNSYSGFSWRLFSCFCASMAWFWKKVFRFGSSGDGSSLSRDGRVLTKGGENGPNSEESRVDKAKRKAEEKRLARLEKEMLEEEEKKQREEMAKLVEERRKLRDEKAEAEERSKGASPVGEKDARKEAERRRQERKRKEDKGSSKSNSDCEDVDRRVSRDGEMKRGSGRRNETDRRDATRGWTEGYKPHNSEANSPGSKIVQNRTKYFGRMAGGFGGGSFFGRSAQAPAPQANKVTKPLVTATDQSNAVKRDTQSAATPAMVKSAPAGETKNSWTNLHQPVSTNMQGHPTGVKKSWHQLFSRSASVSPYPTVTASAREMNLLPEPNGAQINSAQNFLAQYPPLDSKLSQSMHSTGFPPVNGEPANIPLSHSPAGHLPFFKEAEAALLEEPEQFEDPCYDPDAIALLGPVSESLDNFPPDWDSRFVLNDIPKEPHVRNPMPSPIECPLSRLRTVEENPIKSSHFSTAKGHNGSVSTEATNEQGTWQMWSTPLVQDSLGLRGPQAQWFLPNTNQPNHGTNQLNHGTNQLNHGVNRLGGGTRSPLGAGLDDNGLWLQRSPFQQLPLDTESLFLSHNVSENAIHNDFGFGSPNKAARVHPFRSPDPGHSWSNEELVLNGPQVPGQICSPTGVHTGLFPTSPDVQSVWSFDKKRDNIEVIK, via the exons ATGTGTATACTGTGCGCCGTGCAACGGTGGTCGCGGCGCGTCGCCACCATGCTGCCGTGGCTCGTCCTCCCGCTCATCCTCCTCTGGGCGCTCTCCCAGCTCCTGCCCGCCGCCTACCGCTTCGAGGTCACCTCCCCGCGCCTCGCCTGCGTCTCCGTCCTCCTCCTCACCCTCTTCTGGTACGAGATTCTCCTCCCACGCCTCTCGCTCTGGCGCGCACGCCGCTCAGCGCGCCTCCGCGAGGAGCGCCGCACCCACGCTCTGGAGCTCCAGAAGCTCCGCAAGACCGCCACACGCCGTTGCCGCAACTGCAACAATCCCTACAGGGATCAGAACCCCGGTGGTGGCAAGTTCATGTGTTCCTACTGTGGCCATGTATCCAAGCGCCCTGTGCTTGACCTTGGCCCTGCGGGGAAGGTGCCGGCTGGGTGGCCTTGCACTCAGGATTGGGCCAATGCTGTTGGCGACCCGGGTTACTGGCTTGACCTGCAGTGCTCCACCGACAACTCATACTCTGGATTCTCATGGCGTCTCTTCTCATGCTTTTGCGCAAGTATGGCATGGTTCTGGAAGAAAGTGTTTAGGTTTGGGTCATCAGGGGATGGCAGCAGTTTGAGCCGGGATGGAAGAGTGTTGACAAAAGGAGGCGAGAATGGACCGAATTCTGAGGAGAGCAGAGTCGACAAGGCGAAAAGGAAGGCTGAGGAGAAGAGGTTGGCTAGGCTGGAGAAGGAaatgctggaggaggaggaaaagaagCAGCGGGAAGAGATGGCCAAATTGGTGGAGGAGCGAAGAAAGCTGAGGGATGAGAAAGCAGAGGCTGAAGAAAGATCCAAAGGCGCTAGCCCCGTTGGGGAGAAGGATGCTAGGAAGGAAGCAGAACGGAGGCGGCAGGAGAGAAAGAGGAAGGAAGACAAGGGATCAAGCAAGAGCAATTCAGATTGCGAGGATGTTGACAGAAGAGTAAGCAGAGATGGTGAGATGAAGCGCGGCTCCGGTAGAAGGAATGAGACAGACAGGCGGGATGCAACAAGAGGTTGGACAGAGGGATATAAGCCCCATAACTCTGAAGCTAACAGTCCGGGTAGTAAGATAGTACAAAacaggacaaagtactttggccgAATGGCTGGAGGTTTCGGCGGTGGTTCCTTTTTTGGTAGAAGTGCTCAGGCCCCTGCCCCTCAAGCTAACAAGGTGACTAAACCGCTTGTTACTGCAACTGACCAGAGTAATGCAGTCAAAAGAGATACCCAATCTGCAGCAACACCAGCAATGGTCAAATCTGCTCCAGCCGGAGAAACTAAAAATTCGTGGACTAATCTTCATCAACCT GTTAGTACAAATATGCAGGGACATCCAACAGGCGTTAAAAAGTCATGGCATCAGCTGTTTAGTCGCTCAGCATCAGTTTCCCCCTACCCCACTGTTACTGCTTCAGCTCGCGAAATGAACTTGCTGCCTGAACCAAATGGAGCACAAATAAATAGTGCTCAAAATTTTCTGGCCCAGTATCCTCCTCTGGACAGCAAGTTAAGCCAATCCATGCACTCTACAGGGTTTCCGCCAGTGAATGGAGAACCTGCTAACATTCCACTATCTCATTCCCCAGCTGGACACTTGCCCTTCTTTAAAGAGGCCGAAGCAGCATTACTGGAAGAACCAGAGCAATTTGAGGATCCATGCTATGATCCTGATGCCATCGCATTGCTTGGGCCAGTTTCAGAGTCTCTTGACAACTTCCCTCCAGACTGGGATAGTAGGTTCGTCTTGAATGATATCCCTAAAGAACCACATGTTAGGAACCCCATGCCTTCACCAATTGAGTGTCCTCTATCACGATTACGGACTGTTGAAGAAAATCCTATCAAATCCTCACATTTCTCAACTGCAAAAGGGCATAATGGTTCAGTGTCAACTGAGGCTACCAATGAGCAAGGCACATGGCAGATGTGGAGCACACCATTGGTTCAGGACAGTTTAGGCCTGCGAGGTCCTCAGGCACAGTGGTTTCTACCAAATACGAATCAACCCAACCATGGTACAAATCAACTTAACCATGGTACAAATCAACTTAACCATGGTGTCAATCGTTTGGGTGGTGGAACAAGAAGCCCCCTTGGTGCTGGTTTGGATGACAATGGTTTATGGCTGCAGAGATCACCCTTCCAGCAATTGCCTCTTGATACAGAGAGTCTGTTCCTTTCACACAATGTGTCAGAAAATGCTATACACAATGACTTTGGTTTTGGATCTCCAAACAAAGCAGCCCGTGTGCACCCCTTTAGGTCACCTGATCCTGGTCATTCTTGGTCCAA TGAGGAACTGGTGCTGAATGGACCCCAGGTACCTGGTCAAATCTGTTCACCGACTGGAGTGCATACTGGTTTGTTTCCAACTAGTCCCGATGTACAATCAGTTTGGTCGTTCGATAAGAAAAGAGACAACATAGAAGTTATAAAATGA